A single region of the Vicia villosa cultivar HV-30 ecotype Madison, WI linkage group LG4, Vvil1.0, whole genome shotgun sequence genome encodes:
- the LOC131595829 gene encoding uncharacterized protein LOC131595829 produces MKNIKNPNDIVISFQDFPFFLSDDTKSFMIASSGIHLDASLAEVRNLAPKSLFETPRILLLGPSEFYQEAVSKAIAKHFDARLLIVDLLSFSAFSLWGTTIKEAESSKRNSKKKIRLETHFFEAGSRVSYRNVIGVNVPGEPMNGSTGLVLLNFEDNTRAKVGVKFDKYFQGGNDLRGISKVGHGYFCKALYLHLLETPSEKDDFHNKIMNNTFEFASNQAKRGSLVVLLQNLECRENDMY; encoded by the exons ATGAAAAATATCAAGAATCCAAATGATATAGTAATTTCATTTCAAGATTTTCCATTCTTCTTAAG TGATGATACAAAGAGTTTTATGATTGCTTCTAGTGGCATTCACCTTGATGCAAGCTTGGCAGAAGTTAGAAATTTGGCTCCCAAATCTCTTTTTGAGACACCGAGGATTTTGTTATTAGGCCCATCAG AATTTTATCAGGAAGCTGTGTCCAAGGCCATTGCTAAGCATTTTGATGCCAGATTACTCATCGTGGATTTACTTTCATTTTCTGCT TTTTCTCTTTGGGGCACTACTATAAAGGAAGCCGAATCTTCTAAAAGAAATTCCAAGAAAAAAATAAGATTAGAAACACATTTCTTTGAAGCAG GTTCTAGAGTATCATATCGGAATGTAATTGGTGTCAACGTACCAGG GGAACCTATGAATGGCTCTACCGGCTTAGTTCTACTTAACTTTGAAGATAATACGCGTGCAAAAGTTGGAGTTAAGTTCGACAAATATTTCCAAGGTGGCAATGACCTTCGAGGCATTTCTAAAGTGGGTCATGGTTATTTTTGTAAag CTCTATATTTACACTTGCTTGAAACTCCAAgtgaaaaagatgattttcacAACAAAATCATGAACAATACATTTGAGTTTGCTTCAAATCAAGCTAAAAGAGGGTCACTCGTTGTGCTCCTTCAAAACTTAGAGTGCAGGGAGAATGACATGTATTGA